GCCATGAGACATGTAACTGGCTTTATTGCCTTCTATTAGCAGGTTACTGCCGttgccactgctgccaccTGCCCCGTGGTCGCTCGAGTTCTCAAATGCTCCGAGCTGAGCTGATGTGAACATCTGTGGATACCCGGCAGTGCTCATGCCTCGTGAACCGTCTCCTGGTCGGTAGGTCATGTCCATACCCTGGCCTCGGCCGCTGAGATCTTGAGCCCCTAATCCCCTGCCTGAGGTGAATGGATTAGTGCTGCGTCTCGACATAGACGCGGCAGTTCGAAGCTCCTTGTTCAGTGCAAATGAGTCAATAAACGCATGAATTGGCTCGTCTTCGGCTGTGCCAAAGTAAAAGATCCATAGAATGTTGATAATTGACAACAAAATATgtccagctgctgctgctccttctgaGGGTGTTGAGGTCCACACGAAATTGTTCGTCGAGTTGGTCGTGTAAATAGTACCAGTGGCTAGAAATGCACACAGAGCCAATCGGTACGAGTAGAAAGCATCTGCTCCGACCACGTAGATAACTCCTAGAATGAGAAAAAACTCAAATACGATTCCCCACCACGTCAAAGTGGGAAAGGCTCCTTTAACGTCTACTGATACCGATCCGGCAAACGCAATAATCCAGCCAATAATCGCTATGGTTATTGTAGAGAGGAAAAAAGCGTCACTCAAGATATAAGACCAGTTGAACGAAGGGCTCTTTTTTAGCGCCGACCGGCGGATGTAGCTATCAGTTCTCTCGGTGTAACTGCCCATTATGATGTGTTATTTCGTTTAATATTATTCGCTAATTAGTAGCAAATATTCAGTAACAACAAAAAGGTTacttggtttggtttggttcTGATTTGATTCTGATTTGGTTCTCTTGAGTCTGATTGACTTCGATGATTCCGATGATTCTTCCCAACCGTCaaaattttcaatatccAGTGTCAATATTGACAATTTAATCAAAACGACTTCGTAAATAGATGAACGAAAAGAGATTTTTTAGTCGATGTAGCGAAAAATGCAAGTTGTCGCTTTCGAAATTAACAATCAAAAGCCAAAATACGATACGATACGATATGATATTCAGGTGCGATACCTTTCTTTCAAACTGTCAAGCTGTGTTTATACTGGATCGATTTCACTAACTTGGCTGTGATGCAGGGATCTGGCAATATGCTGTCGTAATATGTCAAATCAAGGGGTCAGACGTGTGTGTCAGATGGCCAGATGAGATATATCACGCACCACACAAATCAAGTTATCCAGCTAATATGACGAGTCTCTTTTTCTATCTTAGAACAGACAAAAAAGTTATTAAGAATCGAGATATAGATGAACCAAAAGTTGGGTCGATTTCTCAAAATATACGTAAAATATCCTAATAATAAGGAAATGTTTTAGCAAGCGCTACACAGGGGAACCCACAAGCCATGAATCGAACACAAGTGAAAGGCGCTTAAAAGACCGCTTGTCACAAAAATGCTCGAGTTGAAGTCAATTTATTGGTGTCGCTGGCGTCGATGTTTacttatttttattttgtccGTTACTCTAAATTTTATTCCTTCTTAGGTTGATATACCTTTTCCGTTGAAATCTAAAATGAGCAAGGGCTGGTGTGCTTCTGAAAGGCTGTGCTTCTGgatagctgctgctgcagtgTTGGGTGCTCTGCTGTTACCGGGTGTTACCTGTACTATACAGTCCTGTATGTTACCATATAACCGGTGCTTTTTTGGTGCCTGAATCCAGAAGCGAATGTGTACGGTCATTTAAGCCTCTTCACTAGCAGGTTTCAGAAGTGCATGAaccactgaaaaatatgCATAAACCCTGCTAACGGGTTGGGACATGTCAACATCGCTGACGCCAGACGCGGAAGGTGCTGAAATATTTGGCCCCTGCTGAGACTGCCTCGGTTAAAACTGGCAGCTCCGGTATGAAGGCATCCTTCCCAAGCTAACCTCGAATgtttttaatattaatgCTTATTTTCGCGAAGCTTATCTGGGTGGTTGTcatgtgcctccggcggctggggctccgccccagaccctggttgtgctcgcttcgcgagcggcgaGGACCGTGTTGGTGTTGCGGTGGCTTGTTGGTGGCCGGAAAGGGGTGACGGTACCCGAATCAGGGGTTTGgacgctcgcgaagcgagcacaaccagggtctggggcggagccccagccgccggaggcagagacCCCTTTCCCGCGTTTACTCATGGATACTTTGCTATTAATTCTATAGAAAGGGCAGTATCATCATGTTCGTGTCGTTTATGCATTGTGAAGGTGTCGTGAACTGTGTGAGGCCAGCCAGATCCACCTGGCGAATGAGCAGTGAACGTGAACCCAGTGGCTGGtctgctggctgctgcaaTATGTCGACTGGTTGTCAGCaggttgttttttttggttgtaATGAGAAATCATTTGACCTTGGTTAGCAGCCAGATGTTCGTTCCAAGACACACTATGACCACAAGAACACCCCATAGCGTTAACACTAAAGAAGCATTCTTGAGCAGTCTGGGATGACTGACAGTGGCACGAGACGTCAGCTTGGAGTTGCCAATTAAAGTGTAGCCAAAGATGCCAGGAAGAATAAACGAGATTGATGTACTTCCAGTCGAGCCCACAAATGCTAGCATCAACTCAAGAGAATCAACAGTAATGGCAAGCCAGAAACTGAAGATAAGAATCAATGTCGTCAGCACGATGAATTTAGTAGTTCCCAAAGGAACGTGCAATGAAGGACCATGTCCATCATTCGACTCCTGATCGCTGACCAAAGGACTGCTTTCATTAGCGGTCTCGTCAACACTGACAGCACTGCTGTTAAGATTATCCTTATTAGGCAGCTCAGAGAACCAGTGAATCACATGGTTCAAAGAAGCTCTACAAGGATGGCACTGCAAAGGGTACGAAAATATAACAAGAATGACAATGGCAATACGGCCAATTGTCGAGAAAATGTTATACTGGTCTAACAAAGTTAGTTACTGTAATCTACCAGCACGTCATAACAACACTTCACtcacggtcccagcagctcgcgaagcgagcacaaccagggtctggggcggagccccagccgccggaggcagaccctccCCCCAAAAAGTACTTACACATGCCAATGATGTTTCCACCGACATTGTCACCGAAAGAAAGGTAACCACAGAGACCGACAATGACGTAGAAACCGGCCGACGAGCCAATAGACGAGGTGATGATGGTTCGGAACTTGTCTTCAGTGGCCTCGGTCAACTCGTTTAGCACCGAGAACATATTCTGGTGACAAGTGAAGgcgaaaataataataggtAGCGACTGAAGGATGGCAGACAGGCTGCTGGGTTCAACGACCCGGATGGGTCCTCTTTGAGAAGCAGTATCGCCGATAATGAAATGGCCCACCACAATCAGAACAAGATACCCAACAGACACTAGAGCCACAATGGATGTATACTTCAAAGAATCGAGCTTTCGCAGGTACGACAAAGGTCCTACAATGCCCATAGACACTGCGACCCAGAAGTTTCTGTCGAGAAGAATGTCTTTAGAGATGTTCAAAGACTGCATGATCTGAGGCATCAGGTCTCCAACAATAATCAAATATGACACACCCACGCCGAAACATTTAATGGCAATAGCCACATCAAATAAGACAGCCAGCGATGGATAAGTGATCTTGGcaagagagaaaaaagaCGCATGGCCTGGAGGAACGAACGAGGATCCCAGTCCCTGGAGGTAAAGACCAAAACCAGCAGTCAAGCCTGCCAGACCAATAATAATCGTGCCCAATATAATACCATTGGCTTTATAAGCAAAAGGCATGGCCAGAATACCTGCACCCACAATCGTGTTCAACAGGTTGATAATGGACGAGGTGATAGTAGCACCTCCATGATGAGCCAGAGTCGGTTCTGACGACCTGGGCGTTAGCGATTCGTATGACATAGTCGATGTATGAATACTATTAATTCTGTTTTCCTTCGGATGACTGTTTTCAGTAAATCTCAAATAAACTCAATATAAAAACTGGATCAGACGCCTTAGACGAACTAAATTTCTGTGGTGTAATCCTACAGTGTAACTTTAAACGACGAAACTACCCCGACTAAATCAACGATCTTGTTTACTGAGCAAACTGGACAATGCTCTCGACTACAGAACGAATGCCACAAACTCAATTCCCCACAAACTCTGTCTTTTTATATACAGCGAATGATGTGCTGAATGCGAAAGAAGGAACAAAGTACAAAAATCCAGCAATATCTGTGCACAAGCAGCGAATGGGCAAGTCGCTCTCCGAAACAGGTGCCGTACGGTGCAAAAATACGTGATTAGTCCTGCTTCTTACTTCATGCATCCTGATAAGGCAACCGACACTTATTAAGCACACAAATCACGTGAGGAGGTcgtcctgcctccggcggctggggctctgccccagaccccgtggctcctctcgctgcgctcaAGTCGTTACGTCTCCGGTCCCAGtattctcctgcgaagcaggagccgcggggtctggggcagagccccagccgccggaggcaggacgACCCCCCACGAACCCCGCAGTCCGTTAAGTGCATGTTATTACAGAGACTCATTTAGAGCTCAGCGATCTCCAGTGCTTATCTACCCTAGCctctaatttttttttctcatgCAGTTCTGAAGTGATCCAGAGCTGGTGCTATATACTACTGTTGTTAGTGTAGAACCGActtttttctatttatttatttttttggtagTTGTGATGGGTGAAAGTAACCGTCCAGCTCAGAAGAGCCAGCCCTCGAGAAAAGGCAAAAAGGCATGGAGAAAGCATATTGATTTGGATGATGTCGACGAGGGTCTCGAGGAAGCCCGTCAATTAGAGCGTACTTTGGGTACCAAGGATATTACCTCGCTTGATCAGAGTGATCTATTCACTGTTGATACTCAGGGTGATGAGGGTCTTAAGTCAAAGAAAGATAGAGAAAATTTAAAACCGTTGAAGGCCGACGAGATCCTCAGTCGTAGATCAGCTGTTCCCGCTTTGAAGGCCGCTCATAAGAAGGCCTCGTCTGataacaagaagaaaaatggCAAGATTCAAGGAGTTTCTGGTAAAGAGCTCAACAGACTGATGAGAGTCGCTGGTAGAGATGGTAACAAGAGTAGTGCCATGGCTACTCTGGAGTCGGATGGAATCATTAAGCATAATAACGATCTGTATGATGCGTGGGGCGACGAGCCCGAGGTTGATACTAAATCCAACTTGAAATCAGCAACTGCTTCTAGAGTCAGTTATAGTAAAGCTACCGTCATTCCGAGCACCCTGACCGAGGCACCTGAAGCAGTCGTTCCTAATGCTAAAGCAGTCGACCTACCGGATGCCGGTCGTTCTTATAATCCATCCATTGAGTCGTGGAAAGATTTAttagaaagagaaaatctGAAGGAAGAGGAAAGAGAGAAACAACGAATTGCTACtaaggaagaaaaagaacgaATTGAGCATCTTATTGCCACTTTAGATGTCAAGGAGGTTGACAGTGATAGCAGTGAGGGTGAAAACTCTGAGGACGAAGAGACTAATGATCAAGCCGACGACCTGGTGTCAGTGAATAAACCGGTCAAAGTCAAGACTAAAACCAAAACTCAAAGAAACAAGCAAAAACGTCACTTAGAGAGAACTAAACTTCAAGAACAACTTAAAGCATTAAAACAACAATTACGTGATCTGGAGAATCTTCCTCGTCTGCTACAAGAGGAGGCtgagaaacagaagaaacGTGAGGAGGAGCGTGCTACTGCAGCTGCTAATTCTGATGGCAAGAAGCGTAAGAAGGTTCACACCAGGCATTCTATCATTGAGCCTGGTCTTGATATCAAGCTGTCAGACGAGCTTGAAGACTGTCTTCGAAGACTCAAACCTGAGGGTAATCTCGCTAGAGACAGATTTAGAAGTTTACAGGAGCGTGGTCTTATCGAGGCCAGAGTGCCTGTTGCCAAGAAGCGTAAATACACTCCTAAGGTCACTGAGAAGTGGAGTTACAAGGACATTAAGTTATAAAATGCATCTTATtgtattaataataaaaataaataaataaattactCTCCATCCAGGagtatctcctgcgaagcaggagcaacggggtctggggcagagccccagccgccggaggcaacatGCCACCACTACTTGAACCCATACTGCTTTCCAGCCTGGTTTTTCGTCTGTTTGTTGCGAGCGAACTGTTCTTCTAGTCCATCCCGGTTCTTTTGAGCACTGCGAAGCAGCGACGTCAGCTGATGTTTTCCCCCGCTAATGGCTGTCACGCGGTTTTTGCTATTGTCTTCCAAAGCACCTGAAGCTTTAAGTCGCTCGTTTTCTTGATAGAACTCGTCCACATTGAAGTCTAcgatttggatttgttgcTCGGATCGTTTCGTTCTGCCATGTCTTGACTCgagtttattgatttgGCCGAGGCCCACTCCTGAGTCTTCTGCCAATTGGTTGAGTGTAGTTCCCACATTAGCAGATGAGCCAGCAGAGTTAGCAGAATTGCTAATTGACTCGGGATCGGGTCCATTACTGGTCTCGTTTGGTTGTTCCAGCATCAATGGTTTATACTCTTCGGAGGATGAAGCGACGTTCGTCATCACAtgttgctcttcttctctatGGAATGAGAATAGAGAAGGCAGAATAGGTTTTGATTTCGGTTtactctcttcttttgttttacTGTCTTGTGAAGAAATAGTTGGAGTAGAAGAACTAAGCCCGGTATTCACATCTGGCTTTTTACCATATTTCGCATTTCTAGCCGCTACAGAAGCTGGAATGAGTTTTAAAGAGTTCCCTTTCAAAGTAACTTCAGGCTGTTGTTTGATGGGTACCTCGTCAATATCAAGGTCAGGAGATTCGCTTGGCATTGAAATCTCTCCGTCAAAAAAGGTGTTCTTGATACCTCCTCCTAGGACTCTACTACCACTAGTTCTCTTGAATACACTATAATCAGATGCCAttgtttgtgtttgatCATGCTTGTCACTATTATCGGGATTGGAGGAGGACTTGGTCTTATCTTTCAGTCGATTCTTGGGAGCAGGCAGGAAAGATGCTATAGATTTGAGTCCGCTATTTCCATTTGCAGATTGACTTGTTGCGGGAGTTGCAGTAGTAACATTTGTTTCACCTGGTAATCTAGGAACTTCAaagatttttttcttgtcagagctggtggtatttGGTTTCTTTGTAGGATGCAAATTCAAGGTCGATGGTCCTGGCCGTTTAAGTCCAGGTAGAACTGAGCTAATGCCATTGGATTCGTTTGGCGACTTGG
This is a stretch of genomic DNA from Sugiyamaella lignohabitans strain CBS 10342 chromosome C, complete sequence. It encodes these proteins:
- the SHO1 gene encoding osmosensor SHO1 — encoded protein: MGSYTERTDSYIRRSALKKSPSFNWSYILSDAFFLSTITIAIIGWIIAFAGSVSVDVKGAFPTLTWWGIVFEFFLILGVIYVVGADAFYSYRLALCAFLATGTIYTTNSTNNFVWTSTPSEGAAAAGHILLSIINILWIFYFGTAEDEPIHAFIDSFALNKELRTAASMSRRSTNPFTSGRGLGAQDLSGRGQGMDMTYRPGDGSRGMSTAGYPQMFTSAQLGAFENSSDHGAGGSSGNGSNLLIEGNKASYMSHGSNGTGLNSSLHAPVEYPYRAKAIYSYTANPEDDNEISFEKDEILEVSDITGRWWQARRANGEVGICPSNYVALES
- the AVT6 gene encoding Avt6p (Vacuolar aspartate and glutamate exporter; member of a family of seven genes (AVT1-7) related to vesicular GABA-glycine transporters; involved in compartmentalizing acidic amino acids in response to nitrogen starvation; AVT6 has a paralog, AVT5, that arose from the whole genome duplication; GO_component: GO:0000324 - fungal-type vacuole [Evidence IDA] [PMID 11274162]; GO_component: GO:0000329 - fungal-type vacuole membrane [Evidence IDA] [PMID 20118605]; GO_component: GO:0016021 - integral component of membrane [Evidence IEA]; GO_component: GO:0016021 - integral component of membrane [Evidence ISM] [PMID 12192589]; GO_component: GO:0016020 - membrane [Evidence IEA]; GO_component: GO:0005774 - vacuolar membrane [Evidence IEA]; GO_component: GO:0005773 - vacuole [Evidence IEA]; GO_function: GO:0015183 - L-aspartate transmembrane transporter activity [Evidence IMP] [PMID 11274162]; GO_function: GO:0005313 - L-glutamate transmembrane transporter activity [Evidence IMP] [PMID 11274162]; GO_function: GO:0005215 - transporter activity [Evidence ISS] [PMID 11274162]; GO_process: GO:0032974 - amino acid transmembrane export from vacuole [Evidence IMP] [PMID 11274162]; GO_process: GO:0006865 - amino acid transport [Evidence IEA]; GO_process: GO:0055085 - transmembrane transport [Evidence IMP] [PMID 11274162]; GO_process: GO:0006810 - transport [Evidence IEA]) gives rise to the protein MSYESLTPRSSEPTLAHHGGATITSSIINLLNTIVGAGILAMPFAYKANGIILGTIIIGLAGLTAGFGLYLQGLGSSFVPPGHASFFSLAKITYPSLAVLFDVAIAIKCFGVGVSYLIIVGDLMPQIMQSLNISKDILLDRNFWVAVSMGIVGPLSYLRKLDSLKYTSIVALVSVGYLVLIVVGHFIIGDTASQRGPIRVVEPSSLSAILQSLPIIIFAFTCHQNMFSVLNELTEATEDKFRTIITSSIGSSAGFYVIVGLCGYLSFGDNVGGNIIGMCKYFLGGGSASGGWGSAPDPGCARFASCWDRE
- the NOP53 gene encoding Nop53p (Nucleolar protein; involved in biogenesis of the 60S subunit of the ribosome; interacts with rRNA processing factors Cbf5p and Nop2p and with the nucleolar proteins Nop17p and Nip7p; null mutant is viable but growth is severely impaired; GO_component: GO:0005730 - nucleolus [Evidence IEA]; GO_component: GO:0005730 - nucleolus [Evidence IDA] [PMID 10684247]; GO_component: GO:0005730 - nucleolus [Evidence IDA] [PMID 16043506]; GO_component: GO:0005654 - nucleoplasm [Evidence IEA]; GO_component: GO:0005634 - nucleus [Evidence IEA]; GO_component: GO:0005634 - nucleus [Evidence IDA] [PMID 10684247]; GO_component: GO:0005634 - nucleus [Evidence IDA] [PMID 11914276]; GO_component: GO:0005634 - nucleus [Evidence IDA] [PMID 16043506]; GO_function: GO:0003723 - RNA binding [Evidence IEA]; GO_function: GO:0019843 - rRNA binding [Evidence IDA] [PMID 16128814]; GO_process: GO:0000463 - maturation of LSU-rRNA from tricistronic rRNA transcript (SSU-rRNA, 5.8S rRNA, LSU-rRNA) [Evidence IMP] [PMID 15686447]; GO_process: GO:0006364 - rRNA processing [Evidence IEA]; GO_process: GO:0006364 - rRNA processing [Evidence IMP] [PMID 16128814]; GO_process: GO:0000055 - ribosomal large subunit export from nucleus [Evidence IMP] [PMID 16043506]; GO_process: GO:0042254 - ribosome biogenesis [Evidence IEA]), whose translation is MGESNRPAQKSQPSRKGKKAWRKHIDLDDVDEGLEEARQLERTLGTKDITSLDQSDLFTVDTQGDEGLKSKKDRENLKPLKADEILSRRSAVPALKAAHKKASSDNKKKNGKIQGVSGKELNRLMRVAGRDGNKSSAMATLESDGIIKHNNDLYDAWGDEPEVDTKSNLKSATASRVSYSKATVIPSTLTEAPEAVVPNAKAVDLPDAGRSYNPSIESWKDLLERENLKEEEREKQRIATKEEKERIEHLIATLDVKEVDSDSSEGENSEDEETNDQADDLVSVNKPVKVKTKTKTQRNKQKRHLERTKLQEQLKALKQQLRDLENLPRLLQEEAEKQKKREEERATAAANSDGKKRKKVHTRHSIIEPGLDIKLSDELEDCLRRLKPEGNLARDRFRSLQERGLIEARVPVAKKRKYTPKVTEKWSYKDIKL